In Mycoplasma feriruminatoris, the sequence ATAAAAAACCATCAGAAAATCTAATGCAATATGATAGATATGTTAGAAATATTGTTGGGTCAAAAGTAAAGGAAAGTAAAGTAGATAAAACCATCAAAGATTTTTTTACTGTCTTTTTAAAATGATATTTAAAAAACAAATTTAATGATTATCCATCATATGAAATTTATAAGAATTTTAAAAAATACCTAGAACTAAAAAAAGAAAAAAATATAAGTCTAACTGATAGTTTAAAAGAACTAAAAAAATATCTTCTTTTATATTTAACTATTACTAATCCAGAAAAAGATAGTCATATAGGAAATAATTTATGAATAAGAGTAATTGAGCAAAAAAATGTTTATATTAGTTTATTATTTGCTTTATTTACTAAATTTTCAAAATTTGATAACAATAGTGAAGAATGACCTGTAGAATCAATAATCATTGATTATATGAAAGTGTTTTCTTGTCATATCATCAAATTATTAGCCTATCAAGGAACAGGACAATCACTTACTGAATTTTGCTTATGATTTGAAAAACAAATAGTTCAAAATGAAGAAATGACTGTTCAAAAATTATCTAATATCTTAAAAGATAACAGCAATACTGAAAAACATAATTTTGCTAAAACACCTGACTATCAACAAGTTAAAGAGTCACTTTTACATATTAAAGATACAACTAAATGAGTTTCAAAAAGTGTTATTGATGTTGTACAAACTACTATTTTAAACAGAAGTAATGAAAATATTAGTCATACTAAAAAAACAACCTTAGAACATATAATGCCTCAAAAATTAAGTAGTGAATGAATCCAATATTTATCAGATAATGAAAACATAACAGAACAAGAAGTTAGAAATAAGCATGAATTTTATTTAAATCAAATTGGTAATTTGTGTTTTATTGATCTTGGTAAAAATTCAGAATTAAAAAACTATTCATTTGATCATAAAAAATCTAAAGTTTATCGTATGGCTTCAGCCCCACTAATTAACGGAAATGTATTTTTACAAGAATATAAAATTGAACCAATTACTTCATATAATAAGTGAGGATTTGAAGAAATTCAAAAAAGAAGTGAACAAATTGTTGATGCATTTATGAAAATTATTGATTAATAATATTTGAAACATTTTTAAATGTTTTTCTTAAAAAATTTGTGTTCTGCTTACTAGAATATAGAACTAAACCTGAAGAAGAAATGACAATTTTTGAAGACCTAAACTCTAAAGGAAAACCTTTAAGTGATTTTGACCTTATAAAAAATTTTTTAATATCACATAATACTCCAGGTTATTCAACAGAAAAAAACTAGATAAATTTCAGAAAAAAATAACTGACTTTTTAAAACACAAATTAGATAAAAAAGACGAGGGTAAAACTGAGGAATATATAGAAGATTTTTTAAATAATTACTTACGTTTTAAATGGTGTAAAATGGATAAAACAAAGAACAATAATGATTCTTTATTTTATAAATTTAGCAAATCAACTAAACGTTATGCATTATTTAAATACTTTAAAGATTTTGTTTTTAATCATTTAGAACAAAAAATAACAACTAAAGAAACTTATAAAAAATTCATACAACAACTAAATGGCTTTTTACAATTGTACATAAAATTAAAATTTCCAGAAAATTTTAATGATATTGGTTCAAATGAATGGCTTATAGCAATTAGAAATAAAGATATTCACTTTCCTTTAGTGTTTTATTTATATGATAAATATTATTCTCTTCAAGCATATAAATGAGAAGAGCAAGATAAAAGTTCTAAAGCAAATGTTATTAAATACATAAAAGTATTTTCATCACATATTATTAAAGTTATTAGTGTTCATAAAGATAGTCGTTTATCATTATTTGATTTAACATATGAATTTATTGATATGATAAAACACAATAAAAAACCTGAAGAAATAAAAATATGACTTGAAAGTCAGTCTAATGATAATTCAACTCGTGATGGAGTAATTTTTAACACTCCATCAAAAAAAGATTTTTTAGATTCTTGCAAAGCCCAAATAACAACTCCATGAATATCATATTCTCTTGCTTATATAATTCAAATATCATTAGAAAAAGAAAAAAACATTATGACAACATTATGGGAGACAAAATTATACCAACTGTTGAACACATTATGCCTCAAAACTTAAGTAAGGATTGAATAGAAGATTTGAAAAATATTACTAATAATCAAGAAGATATTAATGAGAAACATAAAGAGTATCTTAATCAAATAGGTAACTTAGTATATATAAATTCTGATTCAAACTCATCACTAGGTAATGATTCTTTTCAAATAAAAAAAAGTAGTTATAAAGATTCAAAATGAAGAATACTTAATGGTAGTTATTTAGATAAACTCGAAAAGAAAAATGTTATGTCAGTTTCTAATTATGACAATTGAGATTTTGAAATTATTGAAAAAAACTGAAGTACTTAGTGAATATGTTTATAACATAATGGAAGATCTAAACTTTTTATAGCAATAGCTAAAGCTATTGCTTTTTATTTTTAATAAAGAAATAAATAAGTTTTCTAATTAATTTATTTATTTATTTATAATAAAAAAGAAAGGTTAATATGATACAAAAAAATACACCAGGAGAAGCGTTAAGAACGTTTTTTAACCCAACAGTTTTTGGTTTTGAAATTCTAGCTGTGTTTTTATTAGTATTTTTAGTTCTAACATTTAAACTAATAGCAATACTATTAAAAAAACAACATAATAAAATCTTTTTATCAACAAGTTTTACAATAGCTACAAGTTTGGCTTTCTTTTTACCATTTGCATTTGCTTCAATTGGAGCAAAAACTACAATAGCACCGTTTTTAAACCCTTTAATTGTCTTTTTTAGAGCTGTGTTTATAGGGTTTGGAAAATCAGGTCAAGAAAATAATCAACTTGTGGGACATTTTTTATATAATGGTATTTTTTATATATTATCTGCACAATTAATTGGAGTTATTTTAAGCATAGTAATGTTTTATTTGCTATTTTATAGTATTAAAAAAACTAATAGTAAAAAAATAGAATATCAGTTTTTAAATAATTTAACTTTTAGAGAGTTTTTTAAAAGTTCTTCTGATTTAACAATAATAGGTTTTAGTATTAAAGAATTTGTTTTTATTACATTATTAATATCGGTTCTACCTTTTATATCAGCAATTGATATAGCTATTTATAGATTTGATCAATTTGCAATTATATTAATAGAATTGTTGTTTATTTGAACTATATTATTTATTTCTTCATTTTTTGAATTCTTTTCATTTCATTTAGCATTTCCATTTATAGATATTATCTTTAAAACAGTAGATATTATTTTTAAAAAATCACCAAGTTCTTTAGATATAAAACAATATTTATTTGAATTATTAAGATTTTTCTTAGTAGTAGTGTTTTCAATAATTATTCCTATAATTATAGGATTTATTAGCATACTAATTAAAATGAAAACTGGAGTAGTTGTTTCAGTAGCATAGGAGATTTTATGATAAATAAAAAACACTATAAGAAATTAATTCTTCCAATATTTTGTATTCTACCAGTAGTTTCAACTTCTATTGTTATAGGATGTAAAACAGTTCAAAATGAACAAGGAATTTATAAAATATTTGATTTTGAAAAAGAAAATCAAATAAACATATTATCTGAAATCAATGAATATTTTGAAAAAAATGATCACAATCAAGAATTAGTAAGTTTTGTTAACAAAGAATCACATAAATATATAACTTTAGATAGTTTAATGAAAAATAATTATGCTGCTAAATACGTTAAGTTTGATAAAGATAAATTTAAACAAATTATTAAAGAAAGATTTAATCTTTCAGATGCTTATTTAAACAAATTACAAATAGAAGTTGATTACACTAATATTGATAGAGATTATGGTAATAACTTTGATATTGTTTTTCCAGTTAGAATAAAAAGAGAACTAGAAAATCATAAAAAAGCTAGTTATGCATCTGGTTTATTTAGTGAACAAATAATTAAATTTAGATTAAAAAATGTAAAAAGTTCAGTTCAAGAAGCTTTTTCGGGCGAAGAATTAAAAGATATTTTTAATAAATTAAAAGAACTTAAATATGATAACTTTACAGCTACAGTTAAAAACAATATTTTTGATGAACTTAAAAAGCAAGCTAATCTATGAGGAATTAATGAATTAAATTCAACTCAAATATCAAGTATGTTTGATATTAAAACACCAGAATTTGATAATTTAAAATCTCAAAATTCTAATTTTACTTTTAAAAGCACAATTTTTGGAGTTGATTTTAGTGATAAAAATTTAGCACTAGATGAAGGTTATTTAAAAGTAAGATTTGCTGTTAAAGAAGGTTTTGATTCAACTGAAAAAACTAAAAAAATAAATGAGCTTCAAACTAAAATTAAGAAATTAGCTATAGAAAAAGAGAAATTAGAAAAAAATAACAAAACTGGATCAATAACTGAAACTAATAAGCAACAAATTGAAAAATTAGTTGAAGAAATTAAGAAAAAATCTTTGGAACTAAGAAAAGTTCAAGAAAAAGCATTACCAGCTGAAGCAGGAATCACTAAATTAATAAAATTCAAATTTGATTTAAATGATGAATTTTGAAAAAACATTAAACTAAATGAAGTTATTAGAGTTGATACTATTAAATATGGAATTTCTAATACTGATTTTTCTTCATTAACTAAAAGCAATTTACTAATTAAAATTTTTAATAAAGATGTTAAAAATGTTGATATTAAAAAAATAGAAAAATCATCTGATTTTAGAAATGCAAAATTAGTTTTAGATGTTTTATTAAAAGATAATAAAAAATTAGAATTAAATAAAAAAATTGGGGTTGGTAACTATAGTTTATTATATGCAAATGACTTTACTAAAAATAATATACAAGCTCCATATTTTACAACTGAAAGATTAACTCAAGAAAATTTACAATCAGTAAATAAAGACTTTTTTAGACAATTTGATTCTAAATTATTTTCTGGTGGGTATGCTTCATCAAGAGGATTTTATGCTCCTAAAATAACAACTCCAATATTTATGCATATTGGAGAAGATTATGTTGCTAATGATTTTCAACCTGTTTTAATGCCATATGATGGTGAGGTTATAGGAGCTTATGAGTTAACTACAAAAGTTCCATTTACTGGGGTTGGAACAGTTGTTGTTGTTAAAATAAAAGTTTCTGATTTAGACTGAACTCCTAAAGAAAAAGAAATTTATCTAAACGATAATAAAGATCATATTTATATGTCATTTTTACATTTAGATGCTCAAAGAACTTTAAATAATCAAAATTTAGGATGATCATCAGAAACAGTTGAATTAGGAAGTTCAAGAACAATTCAAGTTGTTAGAAGTGTTACACCAGATTCACCTCAAAAAGTATCAAAAAATACTGTTATAGGTTATTTAGGTAACAATGCTTCTAATGGTGGTTGAATGAGTCATGCTCATATTAATCTATATACAAATAGACCTAGTTATCTATCTGAAAACTACTTTTCAACTAAGGCTTCTCAAGGATTACCTGAACAAAGAATTAAACAATATCATCAAAAAATTAATGGTAAAGAAACTTGAAGACAATTTGGAAATATTGGTTTACACCAATATCCAGGAAAACCACCTTTTACTATAAACGAAGTTGATCCTATTACTGGTATAGAAAAAATAGGTAGTGATAAAAAACCGATCTCAATACAAAATGAATTAGCTTTATTTTTACCAAACTTAAGTATGGGTTTATTTGAAAAAAGATTAGGTTATGCTAACCCTAATCTAGTATATAAACTAAGAGATAATAGAACTGTATCATTTAGTGTAAAAGAGGTTAATAAATTAACATAATAACTAAAAACAGATCTTATGATTTGTTTTTTATTTTTTAAATATAAAAAATATTAAAAAATGTTATTCTCAAATATTAGTTTTTTTCAAGTATTAAAATTTAGTTAGTAAATTATTTACTAATTTTATTCCTATAACTATAGGTCTTTTAAAAATACTAATTAAGATTAAAAACTAAAGTTATTTTAGTTTTTTAGGAGATATTATGATAAAAAAGAAGTTATTTATTCCTTTACTATCAACACTAGTAATTATTCCTGCACTAGCTGTAGTTTCTTGTAAAAATCCAATGTCTAATACTCAAAACTTAAAAGAAAAAATTTATTTAAACTATAGTTTAAAAACTGAAAATGAGAAAAAAGAATTTGAAAACTATAATCAAATTAATATGTTAAGTGAAATTAATCAATATTTTACTAAACACGATCATAGCGATGAATTAGTTAAATTCACAACACCAGGTGCATCTGGAGAAACTGTTGAATTTAACAATATAATGAAAAATAACTATGCATCAAAATATATGAAATTTGATGAAGTTAAATTTAAAGAAATTATTAAAGATAAATTTAATTTATCTGATAGTTTTTTAAATAGATTAAAATTTGAAGTTGATTATACTAATATATCAAGAGATTATGGAAATAACTTTGATATTATTTTTCCTATTAGAGTTAAATTACCACTTATAAGTCATAATAATTTTAAATATCAAGATGGTTTATTTATAGAACAAACTTTTAATTTTAAAGTTAAAAATGTAAAAGCAAGTGCTGTAGAAAAAATAGACGTTGAAAAAATTAAACCGATTTTTAACAAATTAGTTGAACTAAAAAATAAAAATAATTTTTCTATTAAAACTAAACAAGTAACTGAAGAAATCAAAAGCCTAGTTAACGAATGAGGAATTCACGAATTAAATTCAACGCAATTAAGTTCATTATTTGATCTTAAAACTGAAGAATTTGATATTTTATCAAAAGATAAAGATTCAAAAATTGAGTTTAAAAAGACTATTACAGATGTTGATCTAAGTGATCCTAGTCTATCTATTAATGAAGGTTTTTTAAAAGTAAGATTAGCAGTAAAAGATAATAGTGATAAAAACCCTACTGAAGCTGGTGTTACAGTTTGAGTTAAATTCGAATTTGATAAAAAAGATCCATTTTGAAAACAATTAAAATTAGATGAATCAATTAAAGTTAATACAGTTAAATTTACTGAAACTAATACTGATTTTACTCAGTTAAATAAATCAAATTTATTAGTAAAATCTCAATCAAAATTTATAAAAGAAATAAATGTTGAATCAATTGATAAAACTTCAGATTATAGAAACTCAGGTTTACTTTTAAAAGTTCTAACTGATGAATCAGAAAATAATGTAGTTAAATTACACAAAAAAATCGGAGTAGGTAAATATACAGATTTATATACTAGTGAATTTACAAAAAACAATATTCAAGCTCCTAACTTTGCAACTGAAAAATTAACCCAAGAAAATTTAAAAAGTATTAATAAAGATTTCTTTAAACAATTTGATTCAGAACTATTTTCTGGAGGATATGCTAGATCTAGAGGATTTTATGGAGAAAAAGTAAAAACTCCTAAATTTATGCACATAGGTGAAGATTATATTGCTAATGATTTCCAACCTGTTGTCATGCCATATGATGGAGAAATTATTGCTGCTTATGAATTAACAACAAATGTACCTTTTGAAAGTGTAGGAACAGTGTTAGTTGCTAAAATTCCAGTTGATAACTTATCATGATCTCCTAAAGAAAAAGAAATTTATTTAAATGATAATAAAAATCATATTTATGTTTCATTCTTACATTTAGATGCTCAAAGAACATTAAATAATGCAACTCTAGGATGAAGTGCTGAAACTGCACAATTAGGAGACAAAAGAACAGTAAAAGTTGTAAAAAGTGTCACTCCTCAAAATCCTAAAAAAGTTTCAAAAGGTACAGTTATTGGTTATTTAGGTAACAACGCATCTAATGGTGGTTGAATGAGTCATGCTCATATTAATCTATATACAAATAGACCTAGTTACCTATCTGAAAATTACTTTTCTTCTAAAACAACTAGAGCTCCACTTGATGATAAAAGAGTTCAAATTTATACTGCTAATATTTCAAATAAAACATTTTCTCAAATTGGTAATATTGGAGTTGAATTTGGAATTGATGGACAAGTTTATAAAGTAGATCCTAAAACTGGTAAAGAAGATAAGTCAATGAAGTTAGATGAAATTCCTTTATATCTACCTAGATTAAGTATGTTAGGATTTGAAAAAACTAAAGGTTATGCTAACCCTAACTTAATGTATAAATTAAGAGATGATAGAACAGTTTCATTTAGTGTAAAAGAAGTCAATAAATTATAATAATTGATAAAAACAAATCTTAGGATTTGTTTTTTATTTAAAGTTAATAAAATTATGTTTTTTATATTAAAATAAAAACAATATAAAATAGGGAGTAAAAAATATGAATAAAGTGATTTATTTAGCTGGTGGTTGTTTTTGAGGAGTAGAAGCTTATTTTTCTAAATTAAAAGGTGTAATTGATGCTGAAAGTGGTTATGCTAATGGGCTTAGTGAAAAAACTAAATACTATAGTTTATCAAAAACTATGCATGCTGAAACAGTTAAAGTTACTTATGATCCAAATCAAATATCACTAGAAGAATTATTAGTACATTATTTTAGAATCATTCATCCAGATTCATTAAATAAACAAGGAAATGATGTTGGAACACAATATAGAACTGGTGTTTATTATACTGATATAAATGATAGAAAAGTTATTGAATTAGTATTTATTGAATATAAAAAACAATATGATGAATTTTATGTAGAATTAGAAGAATTAAAAAACTATATGACTGCTGAAGATTATCATCAAGACTATTTAGAAAAAAACCCAACAGGTTATTGCCATATTAATTTAAATGTAGATTTTAATTTATCAGAAAAAGAAAAAGAATTTGTTAATTTAATTAGAAAAGAATTAGCTTTAGATGAATTAAGCTTAAATGTTTTAAAATACTCAGCAACAGAAAGACCACATACTTCAGAATTTAATGATGAACATAGAAAAGGTATTTATGTTGAAAAAATCACTGGAGAAGTGTTATTTGCATCAAATACTAAGTTTAATGCTGGTTGTGGATGACCAAGTTTTGCTGCACCAATTAATAGTAAAGCTGTAGAATATAAAGCTGATTATTCTCATAATATGCATAGAGTTGAAGTTAGATCAAAAACTGGTGATAACCATTTAGGTCATGTTTTTAATGATGGACCAAAAGAAATGGGTGGATTAAGATATTGTATTAATGGAGCTGCTATTGAATTTATTCCTTTAGAAGAAATGGATGCTAAAGGTTATAGTGAATATAAAAAATTATTAGACTAGTTTTTAATTTGAATGTTAATATAATTTTGTAATAAAAATACGAATTTTAATTCGTATTTTTTGTCTTTAAGAAAGGATATAAAATGAAGCACTTATTAAAAATAATAAGTAGTTTAACTATACTAAGTACTGGTGTTTTAGCAGTTAGTTGTACTCGTAGAATAGATAATAATAAAGATATAAAAAATAATATTAGTAGAGATAATAAAGACAAAAATAATGGTCTTAATAATAAAAATGATAATTTAGACAGTATGGTTCAAGATGAACCAAATTCTAGTGAGCCTAAAGAAGATCCTAGTGCTACTCAACCTAAAGTAGAAATTAATGTTAGTGAAGAAGAAAAGCAAGAAATGATAAGTGCTTTGGAAAAGGTTTTTAAGGATCAAGAAGAAGCCTTTGGTAGTTTTCATACGTATGGTGAAGTTTTAGAACAAATAAAGGTTTATTTAAATGATAATAAGATTAAACACCTAGAACATTTAAGATTAACAAATAAGGATGATGAAAATAAAAATTTAGTAGTTGATAACAATGGAAATTTAAATAAAATAAAAATTTCCTTTTTCGACAAGGAAACTATTTTTACTCCTAAAAAAGTTTTAAAAGATAAAGTTATAGACAAGTATGATAGTTCGAAGACCCAATTATTACAAATTGGATATGAATATCAAGATGTTTTAAAGAATGTAAAAATAAAACAAATAGACAAAAAAACTAAAAAAGTTCCTTTACATTTACCTTTAAAAATCACTTCACTAGATAATGCATTTAGAGGTTCTGAGGTTAGCCATATTGAAAATTTAGATAAATGAAAAATAACTAATGTAAGATATTTAACTGAAACATTTAGTGATACAACAAATTTTGATCAGGACATTAATAATTGAGATGTTTCAAATGTATTTGATATGACAAATATGTTTGCCGGAGCAAAAAAATTTAATAAAAGTCTTAACTCTTGAAACACAGCAAACACCAAAATAATGAAAGGAATATTTTGAGATGCTGAGAGTTTTAATGGTAATATATCTAAATGGAATGTAAAAAAAGTTGAAGATATGTCAAGTATGTTTAGTGGTGCTACTAATTTTAATCAAGATCTATCAAAATGAGATACTTCTAATGTGGAAAGTATGGAAGGGATGTTTAGCAATACAATATTATTTAATTCAAATATTTCTAGTTGAAATGTATCTAGTGTTGCGTCAATGAAACAAATGTTTCAAAACTCAAAAGGATTTAAGCATAGTCTAAGTTCTTGAAAACCATCAAAAGTAACTATTGCAAATGATTTTAGAAAGGGATCTGAAACAAATATTCCAGATCAAAATCTACCAAAATTCTCAGAAGAAGTACTGAAAACAATTAAAATCAAATAATTTTATTCAAATTTTTTCTAAAAATGTAGCTCATACCAACAGAATATATACCATTTTCTACCATAGAAAATTATTAGACTAGTTTTTTAATTTGAATGTTAATATAATTGTGTAATAAAAATACGAATTAAATTCGTATTTTTTGTCTTTAAGAAAGGATATAAAATGAAGCACTTATTAAAAATAATAAGTAGTTTAACTATACTAAGTACTGGTGTTTTAGCAGTTAGTTGTGCTCGTAAAGTAGATAGTAATAAAGATATAAAAAATAATATTAGTAAAGATAATAAAGACAAGAATAAAAAACCAGAAAATATGTCTAAAGATGCTCCTGAAGCGTTACCTAAAATAGAAATACCAGAATATGAAAAAAAGGCAGCTATTGATACATTAAGAAAAGTGTTTAAACAACAAGAAGATGCTTTTGGAACTTTTCACACATATCAAGATGTTGTTGATCAGTTAAAAGTGTATTTAGGTGATTATAATGTTAAACATTTAGAATATTTAAAATTAGCTGATGAATCTGAAAAGAATATTAATCTTAAAATGGATAATGAACATAAAGCGATTAACAACATAAAATTAGATTATTTTGGCAAA encodes:
- a CDS encoding DUF262 domain-containing protein, translated to MQNNSITILARTIKQMFSYLEIIEIPSYQREYCWSKENIVSLLNDLLERNKDKRQHFFGTITESTEPTDVNNPNILKHRIIDGQQRLTTSLLLIHFLNRQIIINSNNLEESVFKKEELKLKEFNFEKYSDEPDEDSLKISQDINKIIAFYTGNEPNSDEINFKYKKIEENYNIIRNFLIPKNYKVDEYRSLLDTFLNNFVFSSLLYPVKDPFEEMTIFENLNSKGALLDDLDLIKNFIMLVDQNKKPSENLMQYDRYVRNIVGSKVKESKVDKTIKDFFTVFLKWYLKNKFNDYPSYEIYKNFKKYLELKKEKNISLTDSLKELKKYLLLYLTITNPEKDSHIGNNLWIRVIEQKNVYISLLFALFTKFSKFDNNSEEWPVESIIIDYMKVFSCHIIKLLAYQGTGQSLTEFCLWFEKQIVQNEEMTVQKLSNILKDNSNTEKHNFAKTPDYQQVKESLLHIKDTTKWVSKSVIDVVQTTILNRSNENISHTKKTTLEHIMPQKLSSEWIQYLSDNENITEQEVRNKHEFYLNQIGNLCFIDLGKNSELKNYSFDHKKSKVYRMASAPLINGNVFLQEYKIEPITSYNKWGFEEIQKRSEQIVDAFMKIID
- a CDS encoding HNH endonuclease family protein is translated as MGDKIIPTVEHIMPQNLSKDWIEDLKNITNNQEDINEKHKEYLNQIGNLVYINSDSNSSLGNDSFQIKKSSYKDSKWRILNGSYLDKLEKKNVMSVSNYDNWDFEIIEKNWST
- a CDS encoding MAG4940 family membrane protein; this encodes MIQKNTPGEALRTFFNPTVFGFEILAVFLLVFLVLTFKLIAILLKKQHNKIFLSTSFTIATSLAFFLPFAFASIGAKTTIAPFLNPLIVFFRAVFIGFGKSGQENNQLVGHFLYNGIFYILSAQLIGVILSIVMFYLLFYSIKKTNSKKIEYQFLNNLTFREFFKSSSDLTIIGFSIKEFVFITLLISVLPFISAIDIAIYRFDQFAIILIELLFIWTILFISSFFEFFSFHLAFPFIDIIFKTVDIIFKKSPSSLDIKQYLFELLRFFLVVVFSIIIPIIIGFISILIKMKTGVVVSVA
- a CDS encoding MSC_0775 family lipoprotein, which translates into the protein MINKKHYKKLILPIFCILPVVSTSIVIGCKTVQNEQGIYKIFDFEKENQINILSEINEYFEKNDHNQELVSFVNKESHKYITLDSLMKNNYAAKYVKFDKDKFKQIIKERFNLSDAYLNKLQIEVDYTNIDRDYGNNFDIVFPVRIKRELENHKKASYASGLFSEQIIKFRLKNVKSSVQEAFSGEELKDIFNKLKELKYDNFTATVKNNIFDELKKQANLWGINELNSTQISSMFDIKTPEFDNLKSQNSNFTFKSTIFGVDFSDKNLALDEGYLKVRFAVKEGFDSTEKTKKINELQTKIKKLAIEKEKLEKNNKTGSITETNKQQIEKLVEEIKKKSLELRKVQEKALPAEAGITKLIKFKFDLNDEFWKNIKLNEVIRVDTIKYGISNTDFSSLTKSNLLIKIFNKDVKNVDIKKIEKSSDFRNAKLVLDVLLKDNKKLELNKKIGVGNYSLLYANDFTKNNIQAPYFTTERLTQENLQSVNKDFFRQFDSKLFSGGYASSRGFYAPKITTPIFMHIGEDYVANDFQPVLMPYDGEVIGAYELTTKVPFTGVGTVVVVKIKVSDLDWTPKEKEIYLNDNKDHIYMSFLHLDAQRTLNNQNLGWSSETVELGSSRTIQVVRSVTPDSPQKVSKNTVIGYLGNNASNGGWMSHAHINLYTNRPSYLSENYFSTKASQGLPEQRIKQYHQKINGKETWRQFGNIGLHQYPGKPPFTINEVDPITGIEKIGSDKKPISIQNELALFLPNLSMGLFEKRLGYANPNLVYKLRDNRTVSFSVKEVNKLT
- a CDS encoding MSC_0775 family lipoprotein; amino-acid sequence: MIKKKLFIPLLSTLVIIPALAVVSCKNPMSNTQNLKEKIYLNYSLKTENEKKEFENYNQINMLSEINQYFTKHDHSDELVKFTTPGASGETVEFNNIMKNNYASKYMKFDEVKFKEIIKDKFNLSDSFLNRLKFEVDYTNISRDYGNNFDIIFPIRVKLPLISHNNFKYQDGLFIEQTFNFKVKNVKASAVEKIDVEKIKPIFNKLVELKNKNNFSIKTKQVTEEIKSLVNEWGIHELNSTQLSSLFDLKTEEFDILSKDKDSKIEFKKTITDVDLSDPSLSINEGFLKVRLAVKDNSDKNPTEAGVTVWVKFEFDKKDPFWKQLKLDESIKVNTVKFTETNTDFTQLNKSNLLVKSQSKFIKEINVESIDKTSDYRNSGLLLKVLTDESENNVVKLHKKIGVGKYTDLYTSEFTKNNIQAPNFATEKLTQENLKSINKDFFKQFDSELFSGGYARSRGFYGEKVKTPKFMHIGEDYIANDFQPVVMPYDGEIIAAYELTTNVPFESVGTVLVAKIPVDNLSWSPKEKEIYLNDNKNHIYVSFLHLDAQRTLNNATLGWSAETAQLGDKRTVKVVKSVTPQNPKKVSKGTVIGYLGNNASNGGWMSHAHINLYTNRPSYLSENYFSSKTTRAPLDDKRVQIYTANISNKTFSQIGNIGVEFGIDGQVYKVDPKTGKEDKSMKLDEIPLYLPRLSMLGFEKTKGYANPNLMYKLRDDRTVSFSVKEVNKL
- the msrB gene encoding peptide-methionine (R)-S-oxide reductase MsrB, yielding MNKVIYLAGGCFWGVEAYFSKLKGVIDAESGYANGLSEKTKYYSLSKTMHAETVKVTYDPNQISLEELLVHYFRIIHPDSLNKQGNDVGTQYRTGVYYTDINDRKVIELVFIEYKKQYDEFYVELEELKNYMTAEDYHQDYLEKNPTGYCHINLNVDFNLSEKEKEFVNLIRKELALDELSLNVLKYSATERPHTSEFNDEHRKGIYVEKITGEVLFASNTKFNAGCGWPSFAAPINSKAVEYKADYSHNMHRVEVRSKTGDNHLGHVFNDGPKEMGGLRYCINGAAIEFIPLEEMDAKGYSEYKKLLD
- a CDS encoding BspA family leucine-rich repeat surface protein — its product is MKHLLKIISSLTILSTGVLAVSCTRRIDNNKDIKNNISRDNKDKNNGLNNKNDNLDSMVQDEPNSSEPKEDPSATQPKVEINVSEEEKQEMISALEKVFKDQEEAFGSFHTYGEVLEQIKVYLNDNKIKHLEHLRLTNKDDENKNLVVDNNGNLNKIKISFFDKETIFTPKKVLKDKVIDKYDSSKTQLLQIGYEYQDVLKNVKIKQIDKKTKKVPLHLPLKITSLDNAFRGSEVSHIENLDKWKITNVRYLTETFSDTTNFDQDINNWDVSNVFDMTNMFAGAKKFNKSLNSWNTANTKIMKGIFWDAESFNGNISKWNVKKVEDMSSMFSGATNFNQDLSKWDTSNVESMEGMFSNTILFNSNISSWNVSSVASMKQMFQNSKGFKHSLSSWKPSKVTIANDFRKGSETNIPDQNLPKFSEEVLKTIKIK